ATCGTTTTAAAATGCCAGAGACTCTTAAAATGTATCTGGCTTGTGGAAAATGTGTTCATTGCTTACTTGGGTGAAAAAACCTGCCGAAATCTGTAAATCACGTTCACTTCTCTCATTGCAGTGAATGGGACAGGAAATCGGTTCTTGGTGAATTATCTTGTTCTGTAGGGTATTTGATCCTCCTGCTTAAACGCCATTGGTTTGTGATGTCTTTGCGTTGGGTTTAAAAGTCTGCAGTGACGCTATGTAACGTAAACAATACAGTTAGATGCATCTACAGGGACTTTGTTTTAGCTCAGAATATGATGCAGTTGCGTTGTATGGATTGGTACATTTCTTAAAGTAACATTTTTGGTGGTAGTTTTTTCAGCTTTGTGTCTCCTGCAGGATTCAGTCCAAATAAACAGAAGATGGTGACCAAGAGGATCCGCTCAGAGTACATGAAGAAATTCAAAGACCCTAAATGGGAGACTTACACTAAGTGTTATGAGGAGATGCTGAAGTACCGGCTCACCCGTAGGCTGCTGGAGCACTCCCACAACCCCTGGTTCTGGAGCGGCTCAGACACTGATTCAGACTCAGGAGGAAGAAGTCCCACTCCCCCCAACAAGAACCAGGTCCAGGCTGAGACCACCAGGCTGGAGGGGGAGCTGGAAGAGTGTGAGGGAGCTAGGGTGGACAGACAGCAGCAGGAGAGCATCAGATCCACAGTGCCGGTACCCAGGCTGCCCCTTCCAGAGGAGGAGGATCATGTGTCTGCAGCTCATGGTAACAATGTGCTCCATCACTGCAGAATCCCAACAGAATAGTGTGTATCTGTCTATTGTATTATAACAATGGATTTCTCTCAGCATCTCAGATTGATGGTGCTGGAGAGACAAGGGtggcagaggaggagagagaggagcagAGAGCCAGCAGTAGAGGGAGTAAACACAGAGAACCTGGTAAGACCAAGCAGAAATTACCATCTGTAGAGTTTATCCCTTAGTATTTACTGTGTATATGATTGACATTTGGTGGTAAAAGTGAAGGAGCAAAAGTTTTGAATCTGTCCTCCTCTtttggagaaaacagagacaattGTGCAATACAAAGGTTCACAAAAGCTGCCATATCACAGAATTACTCAGTTTCCTTTCTCTGGCTCCTGTAACATTgtgtatttcggctaaaatttgcttagaggtcttacttatgtctttgtgcataagaaatcaatataagtgaatccccaaaggaactttgtgttggtaaatgcaagttctgcaaatttacaggatttcagttctgttgcaacatgttgatggtcatatgaactatgttttcaggtcaaaaatgtccaatttcatcacaattaatgctatattttcatgtcacaaatggccaagttatatttgaactgaatttacctgaaaaacaaatattctattcttttagattccccaatttttcttacaagattctatcctacatatcacgttttatttttacaggttgcaatatggagtatggtgctaaTCCATCCTGCTAATGttatgccaatacatacattaagaatgtcacacgtcactttttaaatcagcagttttctaataatcatttttataaagaaataacaattctatattgttatttactctttagtatgatgataagctatacaataaataattatgaaactagtttttgcacagggatcatttgtggaaacggtgacatggctgccaagcatcagtatgatgggatccggaacaaccatgtcacatccgtccactgccacattttgtgtttttgtgtcagctgttattgttttagatccacaatactagcatttatgaataagaggataattagcaatattaagtctataagtttattcctaataaagtactggtactgaccagatcatcatgggtaatgtcacgtccgtccactgtcacgtccgtccaccagcacaagttttcacatacacgtgctattcaaaatccaatatttctgaaaatatagcttccactgtcaaataatatcagtagtctgtgcacaaatgtattagcattatttcaactcaGTTCTATCCGTTTCTTAcaacttttcttttgttttttttgacaaaaatggccgctcatttgaccccctaagtaaattttagccaatttaaATACTTTCTCCTTGGTTCTTATATACATTCAGAATGTGATCTACTTACATGACAATGAtaatatgaatattaatataCAATAGCCTGCTCAAGTGCTTTAAAAGTATATCTGTCATTTCTGAACATGTTTTCACAAACAGAATctaaagtaataaaaatagaaatggatgatttttttcatttgcCTAAAAAAGGAAGTTTTGATTTTCCTGGTCGGAGATTGTGTAACCTTTataaattgttttttatttatctatttataaagGTTATGCAAATATTTCTTACTGAACAGTAAAGTGTACTCTAACCTTGTTGCTGTCCAAGTGCCTTTGATGCTAAAAAGATGCACAGGCTACATTTAATCTGTTTTCCTATCCTCAGTCGTTTTCTAAGTAACAGTAATAATGGTAAATAAAAGTTGAATGAAGTGTACAAAAAGCAAGTTATCATACATTACAATAATAATCTTTGACATCCTTCTTCTCTTTGACCAGTTGATATTTTCTGCTTTTAGACAGAGACATAGGAGCCCGACCACAGGGAAATAAATCCTTCAGACAAACTTGGCGCAACCAGCGGGTCAGACCTGCACCAACACAGCAGTCAAAGGAGGACAGTAAATATGGAAGGCATCCTTTTGCTCTGTATGGTTCAGGAGAGAAAGATGCAGATATTTcaaacaggaaaacacacaatGTTGGTCCTGCAGCTTCGACTACTGAGGTAATCTTTGTGATCTATATGCGTTGTTCAGTAAAGGAGCAGGAAGGTCAACAGGAGCTGACTGTCATGTCTATTTTCCTTGTAGATCCATGAGTCGGCACTTCGGGCTAAGACCAGACGGGCAGTAGAACGTGAGATCCAGACCCAGAGAGCTGAACGGCGAAGGGCAAAGTCTGCAGATTTGGACAAGGCTAGGACAAAGATAGTCCAGCCAGAATTCAACCCCTGGCTCACTGAGTACATGCGCTGCTTTTCCGCTCGCTCCCGATAGGACACATATTTCCACACATTCAATACAATCATTAAATCAGGACAAAgccagacaaaaatgaaaaagccaTTATTGCCTGTTGCTTCTGAAGTTTCACTACCTGTAGATGTAGAGTAAAAAGTGGAGGACTGGTTCATACAAACAGCTTCCATGTGTTAATTCAGGATGTAAACTGACAAAAAGTTGAACATTTGAATTTCACTGTGTGGCTTACTTCCTCGCGAAAAATATTTTTCACTTGAAAATAACCTGTTTTTAATATGTAAGGAACACTTTACAGGGTAAACAGAAGTTTTAAAGGAATAAAGACAGCTGCATAGTTACTCAAAAGAGTCTAAATGTCATTTTACACCCATATTGTGATGTGGTTGATAcacatttcagtctttttttttttctttttttttgtgattcaaTCCACAACATAAAAACACTGCTAAATACTTACACACCATTAGGTGTTTGCTGATGctcaatatattttatttgtaaaatgtACTAAGTATTGGTTGTGTTATGAAGAAATACCTTTATGATCAAATCACTTCCTGCTGT
This sequence is a window from Sphaeramia orbicularis chromosome 3, fSphaOr1.1, whole genome shotgun sequence. Protein-coding genes within it:
- the ccsapb gene encoding centriole, cilia and spindle-associated protein — protein: MVTKRIRSEYMKKFKDPKWETYTKCYEEMLKYRLTRRLLEHSHNPWFWSGSDTDSDSGGRSPTPPNKNQVQAETTRLEGELEECEGARVDRQQQESIRSTVPVPRLPLPEEEDHVSAAHASQIDGAGETRVAEEEREEQRASSRGSKHREPDRDIGARPQGNKSFRQTWRNQRVRPAPTQQSKEDSKYGRHPFALYGSGEKDADISNRKTHNVGPAASTTEIHESALRAKTRRAVEREIQTQRAERRRAKSADLDKARTKIVQPEFNPWLTEYMRCFSARSR